One genomic segment of Bombina bombina isolate aBomBom1 chromosome 4, aBomBom1.pri, whole genome shotgun sequence includes these proteins:
- the LOC128657007 gene encoding cytosolic 5'-nucleotidase 1A: protein MSVAQETPAPEQPKHEEDGGNAAKAFYDTLAPKKKPKLPKPQNAVTIAVSSRALFNMAEDKKMFDEEGVEKYVHYQQEHEQEPLKTGPAFPFVKAIEVVNSRLRTL, encoded by the exons ATGAGCGTCGCGCAAGAGACCCCTGCTCCAGAGCAACCGAAACATGAGGAAGACGGGGGCAACGCAGCCAAGGCCTTTTATGACACTTTAGCACCAAAGAAAAAGCCCAAACTT CCAAAGCCTCAGAATGCAGTGACAATCGCTGTGTCATCCAGGGCTTTGTTTAACATGGCGGAGGATAAAAAAATGTTCGATGAGGAAGGTGTGGAGAAGTATGTTCATTATCAGCAAGAACACGAGCAAGAACCACTGAAAACTGGGCCTGCCTTCCCGTTTGTTAAG GCGATTGAAGTGGTTAATAGCAGGCTCCGAACGCTTTAA